The following proteins come from a genomic window of Diorhabda carinulata isolate Delta chromosome X, icDioCari1.1, whole genome shotgun sequence:
- the LOC130901887 gene encoding F-box/LRR-repeat protein 2, translating to MIYAGRNKFESPGIPPTTEEIATLEDSTWWNKKQFRKSNKNSSNSNSFAIDTDKQFNKVFVEDEALINKKLPKELLLRIFSYLDVVSLCRCAQVSKAWNILALDGSNWQRIDLFDFQKDVEGPIIENISRRCGGFLRQLSLRGCQSIADSSIKTLAQYCRNIEELNLNTCKKLTDDACTAISRWCTKLQKLNLDSCAAITDNSLKSLSDGCSNLTYVNISWCSNISDNGVEALARGCPRLKNFVCKGCKHITSRAVICLARFCPQLEVVNLKGCNNIRDEAVQSLADKCPRLHYLCLSGCSALTDTSLISLAANCHLLSTLEVAGCSLFTDAAFQALARNCRYLEKMDLDECVLITDATLIHLAMGCPRIEYLTLSHCELITDEGIRHLSMSPCAAENLTVLELDNCPLITDASLEHLTSCHNLQRVELYDCQLITRVGIRRLRSHLPNIKVHAYFAPVTPPPIPGGNRPRYCRCCAIL from the exons ATGATTTATGCAGGTAGAAACAAATTCGAg TCACCCGGCATACCGCCAACAACAGAAGAAATAGCAACATTAGAGGACTCTACTTGGTGGAATAAAAAGCAATTTAGAAAATCAAACAAGAATAGCTCAAATAGTAACAGCTTCGCTATAGACACAGATAAACAG ttcaacAAAGTTTTTGTGGAAGATGAAGCTCTCATCAACAAAAAACTACCAAAAGAGTTACTCTTACGAATTTTTTCCTACTTAGATGTTGTGTCGTTGTGTAGGTGTGCCCAAGTTTCGAAAGCCTGGAATATATTAGCCTTAGATGGTTCGAATTGGCAAAGAATTGATTTGTTCGACTTTCAAAAGGATGTAGAG ggTCCAATTATAGAAAACATATCTCGTCGTTGTGGTGGGTTTCTTCGCCAGCTGTCGCTTCGAGGCTGTCAATCAATCGCAGATAGCTCAATCAAAACATTAGCTCAATATtgtagaaatattgaagaattaaATCTGAATACATGTAAGAAACTGACAGATGACGCCTGCACTGCTATATCTCGATGGTGTACCAAATTACAGAAACTAAATTTGGACAGTTGCGCAGCTATAACAGATAATTCACTCAAATCATTGAGCGACGGTTGCTCTAATTTAACCTATGTCAATATAAGTTGGTGTAGCAATATAAGTGATAATGGAGTCGAGGCGTTGGCTAGGGGATGTCCTCGGTTGAAGAATTTTGTGTGTAAAGGATGCAAGCATATAACTTCTCGAGCTGTTATTTGCTTAGCGAGGTTTTGTCCTCAATTGGAAGTAGTTAATTTGAAAGGATGTAAT aaTATAAGAGACGAAGCAGTACAGTCATTAGCAGATAAGTGTCCACGTCttcattatttatgtttaagtgGTTGTTCAGCATTGACGGATACATCGTTAATATCTTTGGCTGCCAATTGTCATCTTCTATCAACGTTAGAAGTTGCTGGTTGTTCCTTGTTTACCGATGCTGCCTTTCAAGCATTAGCTAGA AATTGCAGATATCTGGAGAAAATGGACTTGGACGAATGTGTCCTCATAACAGATGCCACTCTTATTCATTTAGCTATGGGTTGTCCAAGAATTGAATATTTG acTTTGTCTCACTGCGAATTAATAACTGATGAAGGAATTCGTCATTTGTCCATGTCGCCTTGTGCAGCCGAAAATTTAACAGTTTTAGAATTAGACAATTGCCCTCTAATAACAGATGCTTCTTTGGAACATTTAACTTCTTGCCATAATTTGCAACGAGTAGAATTGTATGATTGTCAACTAATAACTAGGGTTGGAATCCGAAGACTTAGA